In the Enterococcus rotai genome, ACATAATAAACGCCACACCTAAACCGATCATTGTCGCAGCTCTATGATACACTTTAAGAAAATCAACTGATTCGTCAATAGTGATTTCATTTAATTCGTAGCCCTTCTCATCAATAAATTCTTGTTTAATATTCATTTCTTCCAATAGTTCATCGATTGAACCAAATTCTGCAATCACGCCGCCGATTGCTTCGTTCTCGGATTTTCCTTGACCTTTCAAATCTTCATATCGGTCTTCGGCACTAGCTAATAGATCTTCCTTCAATTGTTTCGTTTGGCTTGTTTCTGCTACTCCCAAAAATAAACTGTCAATATAATCCCTGATTGTTTTCATTACTTTTCCTCCTTGATGAAGCGTTCAACCACTTTTTTTGTAAGTGTCCACTCCGCTATCTTTTCCTCTAAATAGGTTTGTCCAGATGTTGTGATTTTATAGTATGTTCTTTTTTTTCCATGTGTGATTTGACCTGGAAAAGAGGCTATAAATCCATTTTTTTCTAAACGATTAAAGGCTGAATACAGTGTCGTTTCTTTAATTGAATAGTTATTCTCAGAAATTTCTGTGATTCTTTTAGAAATGGCATAGCCGTATGAATCACCTTCCTGCAATACAGACAAGATAAATGTATCGTTATAGCCTCTGATTGCATCACTTCCGATCATTGAATCACCTCCGATTACTCCATCTGATGTACTACGTCTGTCGTTGTAATTATCATAGCACGATTACTACGACAGGTAAAGTAAAAATAATCAAAATAAAAAAGAAGCGTAAAATACGCTCCTTTTTTATTGCAAAATCCAGCGGCTGATTGCTGAGTTGATGATACGCAATGCTTGGTGATCAAAGGAAGAGAACTCTTTGATTAAATTGTATCACCATTAAATATTGAATTTTTAACGATCACATAGTCTACCTTACGAATCGCTTCAAGATCACGGCCACCAGCATATGAAATGGAAGACTGTAAATCTTGCTGCATTTCTACTAGCGTATCCGCCAAACTACCTTTATGCTGAATCCAGATTTTCTTTCCTTCAACATTTTTCTTTTCACCCTTTTGAAACTCAGAAGCACTACCGAAGTATTCTTTATAAACAACCCCGTTTTCTACTTTTGTTTCACCTGGTGATTCCTCATGACCTGCAAATAATGAGCCAATCATCACCATCGTTGCGCCAAAGCGTACTGATTTTGCTACATCACCTGGCGTACGAATCCCGCCATCAGCAATAATTGGTTTTCTAGCTGCTTTTGCACACCAACGTAGTGCTGCTAATTGCCAACCGCCAGTTCCAAATCCTGTCTTGATTTTAGTGATACAAACTTTACCAGGACCAATGCCGACTTTTGTTGCATCTGCTCCTGCATTTTCTAGCTCACGAACCGCTTCAGGTGTTCCCACATTACCAGCGATAACGAACGTTTCTGGTAAATGTTTTTTCAAATGCTGAATCATATTGATTACGGCATTTGAATGACCATGTGCAATATCGATCGTTACATAATCAGGAACCAAATTACGTTTAGCTAATTCTTCTACAAACCCATACTCCGCTTCCTTTACACCTACACTGATAGATGTGATCAAGCCTTTGGCATTCATTTTTTCGATAAATGGAATACGTGCATTTTCATCGAAACGATGCATAATATAAAAATAATTATTTTTAGCTAAAAATTCTGCAATTTCATCATCAATGATCGTCTGCATATTCGCAGGTACCACTGGCATTTTAAAGGTATGTTTCCCTAATTTTACAACTGTATCACATTCTGAACGACTGCTCACGATACACTTATTTGGGATCAACTGGACATCTTCGTAATCAAAAACTTTCATACTGTATTGCCTCCTAATAGGTTCTAATAAAAACACGCAAAAACACGAACATTAAACCATTAATAGTTCGCATTTTCAAGCACCTATGTCAATTTACACCATCCATTTGTAAATGTCAAAGGTAAATGCCGAAAAACACATAAACTAAAAGGGTATTGTTCGTGTTTTGATTCAAAAAAGATTTCCGTCTTTTTTAGACAGCCTTTATTTCTTTCTGTTTCGTTATTTGTTCTTCAATTTTTTCTTCAGGTAAAAGACGATTTAACAGAATTGCAGCAATCGATGCTGTTGCAACTGATGAACCAAATAGATATTGTAAAAATGATGGGAGTGATTGAATAAATTCTTTAGGAATCAAGGTCAACGCCAAGGTTAAGATCATTGGAATCGCAATCACATACATGGCTTTTTCATTGATTTCAACTTCTTTGATGACTTTCATCCCACTAATCGAAATGATTCCGCAAACAATCACAAAAACGCCACCGATCACAGGTGCCGGAATTGAAGAAATCAAAGTCGATAACTTTCCAGATAAACCAAATACGATAAACCATGCGCCAGCCGCTACAAATACTTTTTTACTTGCAACTCCTGTAATCGAAATAATCCCAGCATTCGTAGAATAGCCCGTTACTGGTGTTGTTCCCAACATGGATGAGATCAGGCAGCCGATTCCTTCTCCGACCACTCCGCGATTGATATTTTCATCTGTTAAAGGTTCTTCACAAACATTGCTGACTGCAAACCAAGTTCCTGTCGTTTCAGCCATTAATACAACATAAATAATGATCATCGTCAAAATTGAAGACAGATCAAATGAAAAGTGAAAATCTACAAACGGCACTTGAGGAACACTTGCTAGCGGTGCATTCTTAACTTGAGATAAATCAAGGATTCCCATAAACTGTGCTGCTAAACAGCCAATAACCAAAGCTAAAATCACAGAAGATATTCGGAAAATCCGCCCTTTCCCAGGAAATTGCGATCCGATCATCGCAAACAACACAAGTGAAACAGCTGCAATCACTGCCAATAAAATATTTTGACCTAAATCTCCAGATGCCATGAAAACATTGTCATTCAACGCTACCGGCATTAATGATAAGCCGACAATAAAAATAATAGTGCCACCGACGATGGGCGGTACAAAAGCTTTGATCAAACGATTAAAAATACCTGTTAATCCTAAAATAATGACTAAGACGGCCCCGATCAAACTAGCGCCTAAAACAGTCCCCCAGCCGTTTCCATTTTGATTATTTGCAAAATAAATCCCTGCAATAGCGCCAATTGGAATAAAAGACGGTCCTTGTGCTACGGGTAATTTCATGCAAAAGTAAGATTGAATGATCGTTGCAACCCCTGCAGCGATGAAAGTAGCCTGAATAAGTGCAGATGATTCTTTGGTTGTCAAACCAATAATCGATGCAATAATAAACGGCACAACATAGACATCCATTGCTAAAACATGTTGGATTCCTAAAAGTGCTGACTGTCCAATCGATAGATCATCATTGGGTCCTACGGTTAATTTGGATGTTTTCACTTGATTTTCTGTCATTTTACTTTTCACACCTCTAGCTCTTTTTTATTTTTATCATGAACTTTTCTTCCTTGAATCCAAACTTCATCAATGTTTTTAGGTCGAGATAAATACAGAATTTTTTGAAAAATAGTCATTAAAGGTTCTTCTTCTGAAAAAATAGGTAACTCTTTACTGTCAATAATTTGAATATCC is a window encoding:
- a CDS encoding PadR family transcriptional regulator, giving the protein MIGSDAIRGYNDTFILSVLQEGDSYGYAISKRITEISENNYSIKETTLYSAFNRLEKNGFIASFPGQITHGKKRTYYKITTSGQTYLEEKIAEWTLTKKVVERFIKEEK
- the guaC gene encoding GMP reductase encodes the protein MKVFDYEDVQLIPNKCIVSSRSECDTVVKLGKHTFKMPVVPANMQTIIDDEIAEFLAKNNYFYIMHRFDENARIPFIEKMNAKGLITSISVGVKEAEYGFVEELAKRNLVPDYVTIDIAHGHSNAVINMIQHLKKHLPETFVIAGNVGTPEAVRELENAGADATKVGIGPGKVCITKIKTGFGTGGWQLAALRWCAKAARKPIIADGGIRTPGDVAKSVRFGATMVMIGSLFAGHEESPGETKVENGVVYKEYFGSASEFQKGEKKNVEGKKIWIQHKGSLADTLVEMQQDLQSSISYAGGRDLEAIRKVDYVIVKNSIFNGDTI
- a CDS encoding uracil-xanthine permease family protein, whose translation is MTENQVKTSKLTVGPNDDLSIGQSALLGIQHVLAMDVYVVPFIIASIIGLTTKESSALIQATFIAAGVATIIQSYFCMKLPVAQGPSFIPIGAIAGIYFANNQNGNGWGTVLGASLIGAVLVIILGLTGIFNRLIKAFVPPIVGGTIIFIVGLSLMPVALNDNVFMASGDLGQNILLAVIAAVSLVLFAMIGSQFPGKGRIFRISSVILALVIGCLAAQFMGILDLSQVKNAPLASVPQVPFVDFHFSFDLSSILTMIIIYVVLMAETTGTWFAVSNVCEEPLTDENINRGVVGEGIGCLISSMLGTTPVTGYSTNAGIISITGVASKKVFVAAGAWFIVFGLSGKLSTLISSIPAPVIGGVFVIVCGIISISGMKVIKEVEINEKAMYVIAIPMILTLALTLIPKEFIQSLPSFLQYLFGSSVATASIAAILLNRLLPEEKIEEQITKQKEIKAV